In one window of Candidatus Cloacimonadota bacterium DNA:
- a CDS encoding tetratricopeptide repeat protein, with amino-acid sequence MKRIGWMVFIILMLASGCVYYNTFFNAEQYFKQAQETELRDNGKPTASAIQNYNKTIKKCGIVLTDYKDSKYADDALFLMARCFYYIGRNYTQAIKHFEDLIEFYPNSEFIPDARLYIAKCNYQFRRQEEAYELLKEFLQDPEMKNHYPKALKILADFHLENEDYVNADFYLNRLIENFPDSDEYEDAFFLKGKAQYEAGNYAASNEVFNSLLKSNVPRTMKLDARYYIARNHVLLDEAETGLKISNKLLKDEYRENHISKIQLQKARSLSGVERNDDAIALFETIVADNKRTELSAEALFFLGELYFNNLHNYEKAIENYNEVKKEYNQSEYVEQAVTKSAVASQIIQFNNPDSNIAVEDLVLQQFKLAEFYIEVLDMPDSALYVYDYIISQKNDLIARLDSMETKLLQEKAVYDSLKNIAASENDSILVDQASTDTLMIVELAQIDSLSQQEEIALDKTKTEEISKEESQKEIAQKDSLLNEEIALSDSLLNSVSTDSTSTEKQSIQALLMQQEANVNSTELYIERAKEDIKKYDSEFIPFAQFIKIWLYKNVYNDSLKINEVYQKMQDEHPENKYTYAANLMIHDKDVEIITKKEKEDLAEYADAIEPLSIQPEIAELKLEKIAADSLHTYNLKAKYSLGYLNHFVFQDTTKAKDFYNFVLEHDAENVYKPTINKFYVNKEFQTLSRLPKVVALEQKENQQKEEETKTEEELDQKSEQSEKEETEKLKREEAKQKEQKEKTSEPEKLKDKTDDNKKELNKQEPDKQEEQTNEEEQEIQNPAKEEQQEILQPQKEEQTNEQQNKNESEETKLKDEVPETENADEKSGDKEVEIKSENKNKENPKIDNEEAVSDSTGNKIKQNSTDSSTGKKNNEDQENEDTETAEETADPAEN; translated from the coding sequence ATGAAAAGAATTGGCTGGATGGTTTTCATTATTCTGATGCTGGCATCGGGATGCGTGTATTACAACACCTTTTTCAATGCCGAGCAATATTTCAAGCAGGCACAGGAAACAGAATTGAGAGACAATGGAAAACCAACCGCCAGCGCAATTCAAAACTACAACAAAACCATCAAAAAATGTGGTATTGTTCTTACTGATTATAAAGACAGCAAATATGCAGATGATGCGCTGTTTTTGATGGCGCGCTGTTTTTATTATATTGGAAGAAATTATACTCAAGCTATCAAACATTTTGAAGATTTGATCGAGTTCTATCCCAATAGTGAATTCATTCCTGATGCTAGACTTTACATTGCCAAATGTAATTATCAATTCCGCCGTCAGGAAGAAGCATATGAACTCTTGAAAGAATTTCTGCAGGATCCTGAAATGAAAAATCACTATCCCAAAGCTTTGAAGATCCTGGCTGACTTTCATCTGGAAAATGAAGATTATGTAAATGCAGATTTTTATTTGAACAGATTAATCGAGAACTTCCCAGATTCTGATGAATATGAAGATGCTTTTTTTCTGAAAGGCAAAGCTCAATATGAAGCGGGAAATTATGCCGCTTCCAACGAAGTATTTAACTCTTTGCTAAAATCCAATGTTCCCAGAACAATGAAGCTTGATGCAAGATATTATATTGCCAGGAATCATGTTCTTCTGGACGAAGCAGAAACAGGATTGAAAATTTCCAATAAACTTCTCAAAGATGAATATCGAGAAAATCATATTTCCAAGATCCAGCTTCAGAAAGCTCGCAGTTTGAGTGGAGTAGAAAGAAATGATGATGCAATTGCTTTGTTTGAAACAATCGTAGCAGATAATAAAAGAACTGAACTTTCCGCTGAAGCATTATTCTTTCTGGGAGAACTTTATTTCAATAATCTTCACAACTACGAAAAAGCTATCGAAAATTATAATGAAGTTAAGAAAGAATATAATCAATCGGAATATGTGGAACAGGCTGTTACCAAAAGTGCTGTTGCCAGTCAGATAATTCAATTCAATAATCCTGATTCAAATATTGCTGTAGAAGATCTGGTTCTGCAACAGTTTAAATTAGCAGAATTCTATATCGAAGTTCTGGATATGCCGGATTCTGCACTTTATGTATATGATTACATAATTTCTCAGAAAAATGATCTTATCGCAAGACTCGATTCGATGGAAACCAAACTATTGCAGGAAAAAGCAGTTTACGATTCTCTCAAAAATATAGCAGCTTCGGAAAATGATTCTATTTTGGTAGATCAAGCTTCGACTGACACCTTGATGATCGTTGAATTGGCCCAAATCGATTCTCTTTCCCAGCAAGAAGAAATAGCACTCGACAAAACTAAAACTGAAGAGATCTCAAAAGAAGAATCACAGAAAGAAATAGCTCAGAAAGATTCTCTTTTGAATGAAGAAATTGCATTATCCGATTCTTTACTGAATTCTGTTTCTACAGATTCTACAAGTACCGAAAAGCAGAGTATCCAAGCTCTTCTGATGCAGCAGGAAGCAAATGTAAATTCAACAGAACTCTATATCGAAAGAGCCAAAGAAGATATTAAAAAATATGATTCAGAATTTATTCCATTCGCACAATTCATAAAGATCTGGCTCTACAAAAATGTTTATAATGATTCATTGAAAATCAATGAGGTTTATCAAAAGATGCAGGATGAACATCCTGAAAATAAATATACTTATGCTGCAAATCTGATGATCCACGATAAAGATGTGGAAATTATTACAAAAAAAGAAAAAGAAGACCTTGCAGAATATGCAGATGCGATTGAACCACTTTCTATTCAACCGGAAATTGCTGAACTCAAATTAGAAAAAATTGCTGCCGATTCCTTGCACACATACAATCTTAAGGCAAAATATAGTTTAGGCTATTTGAATCATTTTGTATTTCAAGATACTACAAAAGCCAAAGATTTTTACAATTTTGTATTGGAACATGATGCTGAAAATGTTTACAAACCTACAATCAATAAATTCTATGTAAATAAAGAATTCCAAACACTGAGCCGTTTACCAAAAGTAGTTGCCCTGGAACAAAAAGAAAATCAGCAAAAAGAAGAAGAAACCAAAACTGAAGAAGAATTAGATCAAAAATCTGAACAATCCGAGAAAGAAGAAACCGAGAAACTAAAACGAGAAGAAGCAAAGCAGAAGGAACAAAAAGAAAAGACATCCGAACCTGAAAAGCTGAAAGATAAAACAGATGATAATAAAAAAGAACTGAACAAACAAGAACCAGATAAGCAAGAAGAACAAACAAATGAAGAAGAACAGGAAATTCAAAATCCTGCAAAAGAAGAACAGCAAGAAATTCTGCAACCACAGAAAGAAGAACAAACAAATGAACAGCAAAACAAAAACGAAAGCGAAGAAACCAAACTTAAAGATGAAGTTCCTGAAACTGAGAATGCAGACGAAAAATCTGGGGACAAAGAAGTGGAAATAAAATCTGAAAATAAAAACAAAGAAAATCCAAAAATAGATAATGAAGAAGCTGTTTCCGATTCTACTGGAAATAAAATAAAACAGAATTCCACTGACAGTTCAACCGGCAAAAAGAATAATGAAGATCAAGAAAACGAAGATACCGAAACTGCCGAAGAAACAGCAGACCCAGCAGAAAATTAA
- the truA gene encoding tRNA pseudouridine(38-40) synthase TruA, producing the protein MRYLAKVSYDGTNFVGWQIQKTGRTVQAEIEQAFSQIAKNNIPVVAAGRTDSGVHAFGQYFHFDLQNKMTTDQIRLALQTKLDFDIKIISIWKVTDEFHARFKAQKRSYKYFIAKERTPFNRFYKSYFPGISLDFNKIQKCLSYFIGEHDFTSFSKFNPEIKSTICEIQDFNLIETDEDYVFIISANRFLHNMVRRLIGTIINVSRTDVDPEIIIELIEAKTTENKLITTAPAEGLYLFDVEYPKKYFL; encoded by the coding sequence ATGCGTTATTTAGCAAAAGTAAGTTATGATGGCACCAATTTCGTTGGCTGGCAGATTCAAAAGACAGGTAGAACTGTGCAGGCAGAAATAGAACAGGCATTTTCACAAATTGCTAAGAATAATATTCCTGTAGTTGCAGCTGGTAGAACTGACTCGGGAGTTCATGCATTTGGACAATACTTTCATTTTGACTTGCAAAATAAAATGACCACAGATCAGATAAGATTAGCTCTTCAAACCAAACTGGATTTTGATATAAAGATTATTTCTATCTGGAAGGTCACAGATGAATTTCATGCCAGATTTAAGGCCCAAAAAAGAAGCTACAAATATTTTATTGCAAAAGAGAGAACTCCTTTCAATAGATTCTACAAAAGCTATTTTCCAGGAATATCTTTGGATTTTAATAAGATCCAAAAATGTTTGTCATATTTTATTGGGGAACATGATTTTACTTCTTTCAGCAAATTCAATCCTGAAATTAAATCAACTATTTGTGAAATACAGGATTTTAATCTAATTGAAACCGATGAAGATTATGTTTTCATAATTTCTGCAAATCGATTTTTACATAATATGGTAAGGCGCTTGATCGGTACTATAATCAATGTTTCAAGAACTGATGTTGATCCTGAAATCATTATAGAATTGATAGAAGCCAAAACTACTGAGAATAAACTGATAACCACTGCACCAGCAGAAGGTTTGTATTTGTTTGATGTAGAATATCCAAAGAAATATTTTTTGTAG
- a CDS encoding T9SS type A sorting domain-containing protein produces the protein MKKAIVLLALVVLMGTLFADLMKEVPRNEETFHGVKAPKVYENNSRPVPDWEFYRDPVGILTNYYDYQPGSYNSIPIRIQPEAVGGGIYITFHARETAASTRREYYAYIDANGNLTNVATIGTDDIHEGYSGVDIDPETGDPIVAWHVNVETGSADLEVVCTYDMYHLGSPGLWKTPFVIIDDTMGPNAPADEFIWPYTHIGPSPVAGKRRVYVQANNSDDSPTGSPSENQLVAYADFDVNDFNMQSELDWSYFTIPQMDDWHMGNPEWMRPNGGMVVSDDGKVAFMGYVITDGETSTTPDRMYVFYNDNYGEGDFTFYEGQAEFDVDNPQNQDGTYVFVDPDTGQPHEIYFEPYLCNHQNIVFAENNNKLMFLGNMNMMLHPSSWYPDLPLMYPKMYTFDLTTEEFSFQDIYLEGADPNDNNPMVPWDLDEDGVVDQFDPDGYAMWVDGWPIYHFDNGVAFHENTYHMATNQDQGWLAAVWSEGLKSRLGNVPEPGYEDWAEYPEVAISVSGNDGQTWEETIIFNAKSDDTNYAPELDGMIPCYIYAGDEIEDLGDGYGMVHLFFLDDNSYGSSIQGHGENLGGTMTYAALKIFFGDNSGSNNNTVVPQIANVSQNYPNPFNPVTNIDYSLSQAGDVTIEVFNVKGQKVTTLVDEYKEAGHHEVVWNGKDANNRNVSSGVYFYKMKAGGRYTSTRKMILLK, from the coding sequence ATGAAAAAGGCTATTGTATTATTAGCTCTTGTCGTATTAATGGGTACGCTGTTTGCGGACCTGATGAAAGAAGTTCCACGTAATGAGGAAACCTTTCATGGAGTAAAAGCACCTAAGGTGTATGAAAACAATTCACGTCCAGTTCCAGATTGGGAATTTTATCGTGATCCAGTGGGAATTCTGACAAACTATTATGACTATCAACCAGGTAGTTATAACAGTATTCCAATCAGAATTCAGCCAGAAGCTGTTGGCGGTGGAATCTATATTACATTCCATGCACGCGAAACAGCTGCATCTACTCGTAGAGAGTATTATGCTTATATCGATGCTAACGGCAACCTGACAAACGTTGCCACCATCGGTACTGACGACATTCACGAAGGTTATTCTGGTGTGGATATCGATCCTGAAACAGGTGATCCTATTGTTGCCTGGCACGTAAACGTGGAAACAGGATCAGCTGACCTTGAAGTTGTATGTACTTATGACATGTATCATCTTGGCTCTCCAGGACTTTGGAAAACTCCATTTGTAATTATTGACGATACAATGGGACCAAATGCTCCTGCTGATGAATTCATCTGGCCATATACTCATATCGGACCTTCTCCTGTAGCTGGAAAAAGAAGAGTTTATGTGCAAGCAAATAACTCTGATGACAGCCCCACAGGAAGTCCATCTGAAAACCAGTTGGTTGCTTATGCCGATTTTGATGTAAACGACTTCAATATGCAATCAGAATTGGATTGGTCATACTTTACAATTCCACAAATGGATGACTGGCACATGGGTAATCCTGAATGGATGCGACCCAATGGTGGTATGGTAGTTTCCGATGATGGTAAAGTAGCTTTTATGGGCTATGTTATTACAGATGGTGAAACTTCTACAACACCAGACAGAATGTATGTATTCTATAATGACAACTATGGTGAAGGTGACTTCACATTCTACGAAGGACAAGCAGAATTTGACGTAGATAATCCTCAAAATCAAGACGGAACTTATGTGTTTGTAGATCCTGATACAGGTCAGCCACATGAGATCTATTTCGAACCATATCTGTGTAACCACCAAAACATCGTATTTGCTGAAAATAACAACAAATTGATGTTCCTTGGAAATATGAATATGATGCTTCATCCATCTTCCTGGTATCCAGATCTTCCACTTATGTATCCCAAGATGTATACATTCGATCTGACAACTGAAGAATTCAGTTTCCAAGATATTTACCTTGAAGGTGCAGATCCTAATGATAATAATCCAATGGTACCATGGGATTTGGACGAAGATGGTGTAGTTGATCAATTTGATCCAGATGGTTATGCTATGTGGGTTGACGGCTGGCCAATTTATCACTTTGATAATGGTGTAGCTTTCCATGAAAATACATATCATATGGCAACAAATCAAGATCAGGGCTGGCTGGCTGCTGTTTGGTCAGAAGGTCTGAAATCACGTCTTGGTAACGTTCCAGAACCAGGATACGAAGACTGGGCAGAATATCCAGAAGTTGCAATTTCTGTTTCTGGTAATGACGGACAAACCTGGGAAGAAACAATTATCTTCAACGCAAAATCTGATGATACAAATTATGCACCAGAACTTGATGGAATGATCCCATGTTATATTTATGCAGGTGATGAAATTGAAGATCTTGGTGATGGTTACGGAATGGTTCACTTATTCTTCTTAGATGACAATAGTTATGGTTCATCTATTCAAGGACATGGAGAAAATCTTGGTGGTACAATGACTTATGCTGCACTGAAGATTTTCTTTGGTGATAACAGCGGTAGCAATAACAACACAGTTGTTCCACAGATAGCCAATGTTTCTCAAAACTATCCAAATCCTTTCAACCCAGTTACTAATATCGATTATAGCCTGAGCCAAGCTGGTGATGTTACAATCGAAGTATTTAACGTGAAAGGACAAAAAGTTACTACTCTTGTAGATGAATACAAAGAAGCTGGTCATCATGAAGTTGTTTGGAATGGTAAAGATGCCAACAACAGAAACGTTTCCAGTGGTGTTTATTTCTACAAAATGAAAGCTGGTGGACGTTACACAAGCACACGTAAAATGATCCTTCTGAAATAA
- a CDS encoding PorV/PorQ family protein, with the protein MKKYIWFLLVLIIIPGLLSAEIFAKTGTAGLQFLKIGVDARAIGMGEAYVAVTDDISSVFWNPAGLALKPTDQVFVSHTEWVAGIRYEYVAASKVTDWGTFALSGAVLHMDYMDVTTEEVFGPTGETFTCSDISAGLTYSNAFTDKFSFGITAKYLRENLDEYDVNGVSVDLGSIYNTGWKNLTIGMALRNFGPDLKYDIDNDGDGQTDEDPFDLLDNDGDGLIDEDREEVGFKIPMNFSLAISGDLFRADNQSLIGSVQLDNCVDRRETYNAGLEYKLGTFKIRSGYQFELDAATYSFGFGWTIPTSFAVIDLDYAYSNYGDLTESFIKTPHRLSLKFFF; encoded by the coding sequence ATGAAAAAATACATTTGGTTCTTGCTAGTATTGATAATAATTCCCGGGCTCTTATCGGCAGAGATTTTTGCAAAAACAGGAACAGCTGGACTGCAGTTCCTTAAGATAGGCGTTGATGCCAGAGCTATTGGAATGGGTGAAGCTTATGTGGCTGTTACCGATGATATCTCTTCTGTTTTCTGGAATCCAGCAGGTTTGGCTCTGAAACCTACTGATCAAGTTTTTGTTTCACATACAGAATGGGTAGCAGGTATTCGCTATGAATATGTTGCAGCTTCTAAAGTGACAGACTGGGGAACATTTGCCCTTAGTGGTGCAGTTCTTCATATGGATTATATGGATGTAACAACAGAAGAAGTATTTGGTCCTACAGGTGAAACATTTACATGTAGCGATATTTCTGCCGGTCTTACATACTCGAATGCTTTTACAGACAAATTCTCATTTGGAATAACAGCTAAATATCTGCGTGAGAATCTGGATGAATACGATGTAAATGGTGTTTCTGTAGATTTAGGTTCTATTTATAATACTGGATGGAAAAATCTTACTATCGGGATGGCTCTAAGAAATTTCGGTCCAGACTTGAAATATGATATCGATAACGATGGTGACGGTCAGACGGATGAAGATCCTTTTGACCTTCTGGATAACGATGGTGATGGTCTGATCGATGAAGATAGAGAAGAAGTGGGCTTCAAAATTCCCATGAACTTCTCTCTGGCAATTTCCGGAGATCTTTTCCGTGCTGACAATCAGTCACTTATTGGTTCTGTTCAACTGGACAACTGTGTAGACAGAAGAGAAACGTATAATGCCGGTCTCGAATATAAACTTGGCACATTTAAAATTCGTTCCGGTTATCAATTTGAATTGGATGCAGCAACTTATTCGTTTGGATTTGGTTGGACTATTCCTACCAGCTTTGCTGTGATCGATCTGGATTATGCTTATTCAAATTACGGTGATCTAACAGAGAGTTTTATCAAAACTCCTCACCGTTTATCATTGAAATTCTTTTTCTAG
- a CDS encoding TonB family protein, producing MNNKNIDWKDIADSYYDKAVSLAILIVLFAFIVSPKIEVKPFERKITITETIEIPPEIKEKIKPPEETVKPVVQIVVEDDLEGEEDEDIEIIDTIEKTTLDPYEEIQENIIGKTSKFVVYEEAPFPIRKVPPVYPEFAKKSGIQGDVWLEVEVFTDGSVGAVEVKQSLMSGPGGLDQAAVDAVKQWEFSPAKSGGKPVACWVTFPVGFYLD from the coding sequence ATGAACAACAAGAATATAGATTGGAAAGATATTGCCGACAGCTATTACGATAAAGCTGTAAGCTTGGCTATTCTAATTGTTCTCTTTGCTTTCATAGTTTCACCAAAAATTGAAGTAAAACCTTTTGAACGAAAAATTACAATTACTGAAACTATTGAAATTCCACCAGAGATCAAGGAAAAGATCAAACCTCCGGAAGAAACTGTGAAACCGGTAGTTCAAATCGTGGTGGAAGATGATCTGGAAGGTGAAGAAGACGAAGATATAGAAATTATTGATACAATTGAAAAAACAACTTTGGATCCATACGAAGAAATTCAAGAAAATATTATAGGTAAAACTTCTAAATTCGTAGTTTACGAAGAAGCACCATTTCCAATTCGAAAAGTTCCACCAGTTTATCCTGAATTTGCCAAAAAGAGTGGTATTCAGGGTGATGTTTGGCTGGAAGTAGAAGTGTTCACTGATGGATCTGTTGGTGCTGTTGAAGTTAAACAGTCGCTCATGTCAGGTCCTGGCGGTTTAGATCAGGCTGCTGTAGATGCTGTGAAACAATGGGAATTTTCACCTGCAAAAAGCGGTGGAAAACCTGTTGCCTGTTGGGTTACGTTTCCAGTAGGATTTTATTTAGATTAA
- a CDS encoding biopolymer transporter ExbD, translated as MAKIKKAARPETLIPTASMSDIAFLLLLFFMVSTVFVREKGLNVRLPKAEMIQKIPRNHSATIYVSRSGTISIDDMIVSIPDVKYVMQKKLMEDFNVIACFRTDKDTNYGIMSDVMNQLREAETLRVSFEAKLKR; from the coding sequence ATGGCAAAAATTAAAAAAGCAGCGCGGCCTGAAACACTGATTCCGACAGCCTCAATGTCGGATATAGCGTTCCTGCTTCTTCTTTTCTTCATGGTTTCCACTGTGTTTGTAAGAGAGAAAGGTTTGAACGTAAGGCTGCCCAAAGCAGAAATGATCCAAAAAATACCCAGAAATCACTCTGCTACCATATACGTTAGCAGGAGTGGAACTATATCAATTGATGACATGATCGTATCGATTCCTGATGTGAAATATGTAATGCAGAAAAAATTGATGGAAGATTTTAATGTGATTGCCTGTTTCAGAACAGATAAAGATACTAATTATGGTATCATGTCGGACGTCATGAATCAACTTCGGGAAGCTGAAACTTTACGGGTTTCTTTCGAAGCGAAACTAAAAAGGTAG
- a CDS encoding biopolymer transporter ExbD, with amino-acid sequence MLRRKRKDMGGIPTASMSDVAFLLLVFFLSTTKFDIKKGLGINLPAASQKADKKVRLKEENITKVWIDADGVITLKTKDSEETVSMNQLESKVRKIVFNNPDMVVSLKTDRKSKYQNMVKALDRLQAAGAEKISLSTN; translated from the coding sequence ATGCTGCGCAGAAAAAGAAAAGATATGGGAGGAATTCCCACTGCATCAATGTCTGATGTAGCTTTTCTGCTGCTTGTTTTCTTTCTTTCTACTACCAAATTCGATATCAAAAAGGGTTTGGGTATAAATCTACCAGCTGCCAGTCAGAAAGCTGACAAAAAAGTAAGACTTAAAGAAGAAAATATCACTAAAGTTTGGATTGATGCTGATGGAGTTATTACCCTTAAAACAAAAGACAGCGAAGAAACTGTATCGATGAACCAACTTGAATCTAAAGTAAGAAAAATAGTCTTCAATAATCCGGATATGGTGGTATCATTAAAAACAGATAGAAAAAGCAAGTACCAGAATATGGTAAAAGCACTGGATCGCTTACAAGCAGCCGGAGCTGAAAAAATCTCTCTATCTACAAATTAG
- a CDS encoding MotA/TolQ/ExbB proton channel family protein: MRKRFLTILLLMAVANFLLTALAYAQEETADQTAEEVVTDEVTQEAEEPFEESPQTSGLEMFARKIVGSGLVDLFIQGGFVMYPLLLLVIWGVATIIWKIISLSYAKINLKDFLDKLVPLLQNKKYDEAVKLCESTKGPVAAILHAGLLKVDKGVEAVEKAVENAGVIEMAFLEKGFIPLSTTINLAPMFGFFGTIVGMIRAFRDIAAAGEVEPTIVATGIQIALITTAAGLAVAIPMQFFNNMFLGMVDGLVMDMQRGSEKLVETLVEHK, from the coding sequence ATGAGGAAAAGATTCTTAACGATCTTATTATTGATGGCAGTGGCAAACTTTCTGCTTACAGCACTTGCCTATGCACAGGAAGAAACAGCAGATCAAACTGCTGAAGAAGTAGTAACGGATGAGGTAACACAAGAAGCAGAGGAGCCATTTGAAGAATCACCTCAAACCAGCGGGTTGGAAATGTTTGCCCGTAAAATTGTCGGAAGTGGTTTAGTTGATCTCTTTATTCAGGGTGGATTTGTAATGTATCCCTTATTACTTCTGGTAATTTGGGGTGTAGCTACAATTATCTGGAAAATTATTTCATTGAGCTATGCAAAGATTAATTTGAAAGATTTTCTGGATAAGTTAGTACCACTTCTTCAGAATAAAAAATATGATGAAGCCGTGAAACTCTGTGAATCTACAAAGGGACCGGTTGCAGCCATTCTACATGCAGGTCTTCTAAAAGTGGACAAAGGTGTGGAAGCAGTTGAAAAAGCTGTTGAAAACGCTGGAGTTATCGAAATGGCATTCCTGGAAAAAGGATTTATCCCACTATCTACTACTATCAATCTCGCTCCTATGTTTGGTTTCTTTGGAACAATCGTTGGTATGATCCGAGCTTTCCGTGATATTGCGGCTGCTGGAGAAGTAGAACCTACAATCGTGGCTACAGGTATCCAAATAGCTCTGATCACAACTGCTGCCGGTTTGGCTGTGGCTATTCCTATGCAGTTTTTCAATAATATGTTTCTGGGAATGGTTGATGGTCTTGTAATGGATATGCAGAGAGGATCAGAAAAATTAGTTGAAACATTGGTAGAACATAAATAA